In one window of Arachis ipaensis cultivar K30076 chromosome B06, Araip1.1, whole genome shotgun sequence DNA:
- the LOC107605109 gene encoding uncharacterized protein LOC107605109 isoform X2, with amino-acid sequence MNKAFIFKIFYLFDVKRKGVIDFDDFVRSINVFHPNAPLEDKIDFSFRLYDLDSTGIVECQKVKQMLIALLCESEMKLADEDKRGEAKSSPASLNCTAVKTCRCNALHLHSESFLSVAGLLNLLPQGTIGAISACLDKDNARFARHLLILLRGSNLLQLYRFLMKILDFMRLPRKSTTVWLRHLGDPLAPPYSSPSWPQPWYPGIFLRCRCCDQYSNFGD; translated from the exons ATGAATAAGGCCTTCATTTTTAAG ATTTTTTATCTATTTGATGTTAAGAGGAAGGGAGTAATTGACTTTGATGACTTTGTTCGATCTATCAATGTCTTCCACCCAAATGCACCACTGGAAGACAAGATTGATT TTTCATTTAGGCTCTATGATTTGGACAGCACAGGCATTGTAGAATGCCAAAAG GTCAAGCAAATGTTGATTGCGCTTCTCTGTGAATCTGAAATGAAGCTAGCAGATGAG GACAAAAGAGGTGAAGCAAAATCCAGTCCAGCAAGTCTTAACTGTACCGCTGTGAAGACTTGCCGCTGCAACGCGCTGCACCTCCATTCTGAGTCTTTCTTATCTG TGGCTGGACTGCTAAACCTTCTTCCCCAAGGTACCATTGGCGCTATCTCTGCTTGTTTAGACAAAGACAATGCCAGATTTGCTCGCCATCTCCTCATACTCTTGCGTGGTTCAAATCTGCTGCAGCTATATAGATTCCTGATGAAGATATTGGACTTTATGAG GTTGCCAAGAAAATCGACAACAGTATGGCTTCGCCACCTCGGGGATCCTCTTGCTCCTCCTTACTCTTCTCCTTCTTGGCCTCAACCTTGGTACCCAG GTATTTTCCTCCGTTGCCGCTGCTGTGATCAATATTCAAACTTCGGGGATTAG
- the LOC107605109 gene encoding uncharacterized protein LOC107605109 isoform X1: MNKAFIFKIFYLFDVKRKGVIDFDDFVRSINVFHPNAPLEDKIDFSFRLYDLDSTGIVECQKVKQMLIALLCESEMKLADEDKRGEAKSSPASLNCTAVKTCRCNALHLHSESFLSVAGLLNLLPQGTIGAISACLDKDNARFARHLLILLRGSNLLQLYRFLMKILDFMRLPRKSTTVWLRHLGDPLAPPYSSPSWPQPWYPVGQSLSTRADIIGVGMSKVRLKTVCLLLFSYWWTFLSSNGFQRKGQ; encoded by the exons ATGAATAAGGCCTTCATTTTTAAG ATTTTTTATCTATTTGATGTTAAGAGGAAGGGAGTAATTGACTTTGATGACTTTGTTCGATCTATCAATGTCTTCCACCCAAATGCACCACTGGAAGACAAGATTGATT TTTCATTTAGGCTCTATGATTTGGACAGCACAGGCATTGTAGAATGCCAAAAG GTCAAGCAAATGTTGATTGCGCTTCTCTGTGAATCTGAAATGAAGCTAGCAGATGAG GACAAAAGAGGTGAAGCAAAATCCAGTCCAGCAAGTCTTAACTGTACCGCTGTGAAGACTTGCCGCTGCAACGCGCTGCACCTCCATTCTGAGTCTTTCTTATCTG TGGCTGGACTGCTAAACCTTCTTCCCCAAGGTACCATTGGCGCTATCTCTGCTTGTTTAGACAAAGACAATGCCAGATTTGCTCGCCATCTCCTCATACTCTTGCGTGGTTCAAATCTGCTGCAGCTATATAGATTCCTGATGAAGATATTGGACTTTATGAG GTTGCCAAGAAAATCGACAACAGTATGGCTTCGCCACCTCGGGGATCCTCTTGCTCCTCCTTACTCTTCTCCTTCTTGGCCTCAACCTTGGTACCCAG TTGGTCAGTCCCTTTCTACAAGAGCAGATATCATTGGTGTTGGGATGTCCAAGGTTAGATTAAAAACTGTATGTCTGTTGCTATTTTCTTATTGGTGGACATTTCTTTCTAGCAATGGATTCCAAAGGAAGGGGCAATGA